A genomic segment from Astyanax mexicanus isolate ESR-SI-001 unplaced genomic scaffold, AstMex3_surface scaffold_31, whole genome shotgun sequence encodes:
- the LOC111190273 gene encoding uncharacterized protein LOC111190273 isoform X9 gives MDSVVRLVLVLVAMVAPVFSDQHSLYYIYSALNKDVSLPGIYEFTALGLLDDREIDYYNSKEQKKIPKQSWMMEKMQEDYWDKGTLSRKSKEQWFKVNVDILMKRMNHNNTDLHVLQWRHGCEIEESNGQVKFLRGIDEYSYDGSEFLSFDDENMRWIAPVQAAEITKRKWDGVAILNQYTKGYLEKECVDWLTKFMEYGKESLRKHSKPEVYAFEKKSVTDPGKLTLTCLATGFYPKDVKLCLRKFGTSIPEHLLTSSGIRPNDDGTYQLRKSVEIHEDDKAKYDCYVSHISLPEPVIKPWVPRNSLSADMGIYIGGGIAALVGLGLIVAAVVLVVKKKREICAVSCTEVVSRCLAKMKGYNTPTGNGQVQHNGNTNPTGNGQVQHNGNTNPTVNGQVQHNGNKSPAVNGKVQHNGNTNPTGNGQVQHNGNTNPTVNGQVQHNGNTNPTGNGQVQHNGNKSPAVNGKVQHIGNGDLKEKVQLQQNGSNKSPAVNGKVEHNGNKSPAVNGKVEHNDDKSPQGSNSTLNSVSTESDNKDSEEEMLLQENDDKSPQGSNSTLNSVSTESDNKDSEKEKLLQENGNKSPAVNGKVQHIDDKSPQGSNSTLNSVSTESDNKDSEKEKLLQENDAEPGEKDSGRGSKTPPRSSNENSDNSSQSGSSSNGSPRGSAEDVGAENDQQQEEEVALLDDQDD, from the exons ATGGACTCCGTGGTCCGCCTGGTTCTGGTGCTGGTCGCTATGGTGGCTCCAGTGTTCAGCG ACCAGCACTCCCTGTACTACATTTACAGCGCCCTCAACAAAGACGTGTCTCTACCAGGAATCTACGAGTTCACagctctggggctgctggatgacCGAGAGATCGACTACTACAACAGtaaggagcagaagaagattcCTAAACAGAGCTGGATGATGGAGAAGATGCAGGAAGATTACTGGGACAAAGGAACCCTGTCTCGCAAGAGTAAAGAACAGTGGTTCAAGGTTAACGTGGATATTCTGATGAAGAGGATGAACCACAATAACACGG ATcttcatgttcttcagtggagaCACGGCTGTGAGATTGAGGAGTCTAATGGACAGGTGAAGTTTCTGAGAGGGATTGATGAGTACAGCTACGATGGATCAGAGTTCCTCTCCTTCGATGATGAAAACATGCGCTGGATCGCTCCGGTTCAGGCGGCAGAAATAACCAAGAGAAAATGGGATGGTGTGGCCATCCTGAACCAGTACACCAAGGGCTAcctggagaaagagtgtgtggacTGGCTCACCAAGTTCATGGAGTACGGAAAAGAATCACTGAGAAAACACT CAAAACCAGAAGTCTATGCATTTGAAAAGAAATCTGTGACTGACCCAGGAAAGCTGACCCTGACCTGCCTGGCCACGGGATTCTACCCCAAAGACGTGAAACTGTGCCTGAGGAAGTTCGGTACTTCAATTCCTGAACATCTGCTGACTTCTTCTGGAATCAGACCCAATGATGATggaacctaccagctgaggaagagCGTGGAGATCCATGAGGATGATAAAGCCAAATACGACTGTTATGTGTCTCACATCTCTCTCCCTGAACCAGTGATTAAACCGTGGG TTCCAAGAAATTCTCTCAGCGCTGATATGGGCATTTATATTGGAGGTGGGATCGCAGCTCTGGTCGGTCTGGGACTGATTGTGGCTGCGGTCGTCCTTGTcgtaaaaaagaaaa GAGAAATCTGTGCAGTTTCTTGCACAGAAGTGGTTTCTAGATGCTTGGCCAAAATGAAAG GTTACAATACCCCTACTGGAAATGGGCAGGTTCAACACAATG GTAACACGAACCCTACTGGAAATGGGCAGGTTCAACACAATG GTAACACGAACCCTACTGTGAATGGGCAGGTTCAACACAATG GAAACAAGAGCCCTGCTGTGAATGGGAAGGTTCAACACAATG GTAACACGAACCCTACTGGAAATGGGCAGGTTCAACACAATG GTAACACGAACCCTACTGTGAATGGGCAGGTTCAACACAATG GTAACACGAACCCTACTGGAAATGGGCAGGTTCAACACAATG GAAACAAGAGCCCTGCTGTGAATGGGAAGGTTCAACACATTG GAAATGGGGATCTTAAGGAGAAAGTGCAGCTTCAACAAAATGGTTCAAACAAGAGCCCTGCTGTGAATGGGAAGGTTGAACACAATG GAAACAAGAGCCCTGCTGTGAATGGGAAGGTTGAACACAATG ATGATAAATCTCCACAGGGCAGCAATTCAACACTTAATTCAGTCTCAACTGAGAGTG ATAACAAGGACTCTGAGGAGGAAATGCTGCTTCAAGAAAATG ATGATAAATCTCCACAGGGCAGCAATTCAACACTTAATTCAGTCTCAACTGAGAGTG ATAACAAGGACTCTGAGAAGGAAAAGCTGCTTCAAGAAAATG GAAACAAGAGCCCTGCTGTGAATGGGAAGGTTCAACACATTG ATGATAAATCTCCACAGGGCAGCAATTCAACACTTAATTCAGTCTCAACTGAGAGTG ATAACAAGGACTCTGAGAAGGAAAAGCTGCTTCAAGAAAATG ATGCCGAACCTGGTGAAAAAGACTCTG GAAGAGGAAGTAAAACACCCCCCAGGAGCTCCAATGAAAACTCTGACAACTCGTCTCAGtctg gCTCCAGCAGTAACGGGTCACCACGCGGCAGTGCGGAGGATGTGGGAGCGGAAAATgatcagcagcaggaggaggaagtgGCACTGCTGGATGATCAAGATGATTAA
- the LOC111190273 gene encoding uncharacterized protein LOC111190273 isoform X40, with translation MDSVVRLVLVLVAMVAPVFSDQHSLYYIYSALNKDVSLPGIYEFTALGLLDDREIDYYNSKEQKKIPKQSWMMEKMQEDYWDKGTLSRKSKEQWFKVNVDILMKRMNHNNTDLHVLQWRHGCEIEESNGQVKFLRGIDEYSYDGSEFLSFDDENMRWIAPVQAAEITKRKWDGVAILNQYTKGYLEKECVDWLTKFMEYGKESLRKHSKPEVYAFEKKSVTDPGKLTLTCLATGFYPKDVKLCLRKFGTSIPEHLLTSSGIRPNDDGTYQLRKSVEIHEDDKAKYDCYVSHISLPEPVIKPWVPRNSLSADMGIYIGGGIAALVGLGLIVAAVVLVVKKKREICAVSCTEVVSRCLAKMKGYNTPTGNGQVQHNGNTNPTGNGQVQHNGNTNPTVNGQVQHNGNKSPAVNGKVQHNGNTNPTGNGQVQHNGNTNPTVNGQVQHNGNTNPTGNGQVQHNGNKSPAVNGKVQHIGNGDLKEKVQLQQNGSNKSPAVNGKVEHNDNKDSEEEMLLQENDDKSPQGSNSTLNSVSTESDNKDSEKEKLLQENGNKSPAVNGKVQHIDDKSPQGSNSTLNSVSTESDNKDSEKEKLLQENDAEPGEKDSGRGSKTPPRSSNENSDNSSQSGSSSNGSPRGSAEDVGAENDQQQEEEVALLDDQDD, from the exons ATGGACTCCGTGGTCCGCCTGGTTCTGGTGCTGGTCGCTATGGTGGCTCCAGTGTTCAGCG ACCAGCACTCCCTGTACTACATTTACAGCGCCCTCAACAAAGACGTGTCTCTACCAGGAATCTACGAGTTCACagctctggggctgctggatgacCGAGAGATCGACTACTACAACAGtaaggagcagaagaagattcCTAAACAGAGCTGGATGATGGAGAAGATGCAGGAAGATTACTGGGACAAAGGAACCCTGTCTCGCAAGAGTAAAGAACAGTGGTTCAAGGTTAACGTGGATATTCTGATGAAGAGGATGAACCACAATAACACGG ATcttcatgttcttcagtggagaCACGGCTGTGAGATTGAGGAGTCTAATGGACAGGTGAAGTTTCTGAGAGGGATTGATGAGTACAGCTACGATGGATCAGAGTTCCTCTCCTTCGATGATGAAAACATGCGCTGGATCGCTCCGGTTCAGGCGGCAGAAATAACCAAGAGAAAATGGGATGGTGTGGCCATCCTGAACCAGTACACCAAGGGCTAcctggagaaagagtgtgtggacTGGCTCACCAAGTTCATGGAGTACGGAAAAGAATCACTGAGAAAACACT CAAAACCAGAAGTCTATGCATTTGAAAAGAAATCTGTGACTGACCCAGGAAAGCTGACCCTGACCTGCCTGGCCACGGGATTCTACCCCAAAGACGTGAAACTGTGCCTGAGGAAGTTCGGTACTTCAATTCCTGAACATCTGCTGACTTCTTCTGGAATCAGACCCAATGATGATggaacctaccagctgaggaagagCGTGGAGATCCATGAGGATGATAAAGCCAAATACGACTGTTATGTGTCTCACATCTCTCTCCCTGAACCAGTGATTAAACCGTGGG TTCCAAGAAATTCTCTCAGCGCTGATATGGGCATTTATATTGGAGGTGGGATCGCAGCTCTGGTCGGTCTGGGACTGATTGTGGCTGCGGTCGTCCTTGTcgtaaaaaagaaaa GAGAAATCTGTGCAGTTTCTTGCACAGAAGTGGTTTCTAGATGCTTGGCCAAAATGAAAG GTTACAATACCCCTACTGGAAATGGGCAGGTTCAACACAATG GTAACACGAACCCTACTGGAAATGGGCAGGTTCAACACAATG GTAACACGAACCCTACTGTGAATGGGCAGGTTCAACACAATG GAAACAAGAGCCCTGCTGTGAATGGGAAGGTTCAACACAATG GTAACACGAACCCTACTGGAAATGGGCAGGTTCAACACAATG GTAACACGAACCCTACTGTGAATGGGCAGGTTCAACACAATG GTAACACGAACCCTACTGGAAATGGGCAGGTTCAACACAATG GAAACAAGAGCCCTGCTGTGAATGGGAAGGTTCAACACATTG GAAATGGGGATCTTAAGGAGAAAGTGCAGCTTCAACAAAATGGTTCAAACAAGAGCCCTGCTGTGAATGGGAAGGTTGAACACAATG ATAACAAGGACTCTGAGGAGGAAATGCTGCTTCAAGAAAATG ATGATAAATCTCCACAGGGCAGCAATTCAACACTTAATTCAGTCTCAACTGAGAGTG ATAACAAGGACTCTGAGAAGGAAAAGCTGCTTCAAGAAAATG GAAACAAGAGCCCTGCTGTGAATGGGAAGGTTCAACACATTG ATGATAAATCTCCACAGGGCAGCAATTCAACACTTAATTCAGTCTCAACTGAGAGTG ATAACAAGGACTCTGAGAAGGAAAAGCTGCTTCAAGAAAATG ATGCCGAACCTGGTGAAAAAGACTCTG GAAGAGGAAGTAAAACACCCCCCAGGAGCTCCAATGAAAACTCTGACAACTCGTCTCAGtctg gCTCCAGCAGTAACGGGTCACCACGCGGCAGTGCGGAGGATGTGGGAGCGGAAAATgatcagcagcaggaggaggaagtgGCACTGCTGGATGATCAAGATGATTAA
- the LOC111190273 gene encoding uncharacterized protein LOC111190273 isoform X3, with product MDSVVRLVLVLVAMVAPVFSDQHSLYYIYSALNKDVSLPGIYEFTALGLLDDREIDYYNSKEQKKIPKQSWMMEKMQEDYWDKGTLSRKSKEQWFKVNVDILMKRMNHNNTDLHVLQWRHGCEIEESNGQVKFLRGIDEYSYDGSEFLSFDDENMRWIAPVQAAEITKRKWDGVAILNQYTKGYLEKECVDWLTKFMEYGKESLRKHSKPEVYAFEKKSVTDPGKLTLTCLATGFYPKDVKLCLRKFGTSIPEHLLTSSGIRPNDDGTYQLRKSVEIHEDDKAKYDCYVSHISLPEPVIKPWVPRNSLSADMGIYIGGGIAALVGLGLIVAAVVLVVKKKREICAVSCTEVVSRCLAKMKGYNTPTGNGQVQHNGNTNPTGNGQVQHNGNTNPTVNGQVQHNGNKSPAVNGKVQHNGNTNPTGNGQVQHNGNTNPTVNGQVQHNGNTNPTGNGQVQHNGNKSPAVNGKVQHIGNGDLKEKVQLQQNGSNKSPAVNGKVEHNGNKSPAVNGKVEHIGNKSPAVNGKVEHNDDKSPQGSNSTLNSVSTESDNKDSEEEMLLQENDDKSPQGSNSTLNSVSTESDNKDSEKEKLLQENGNKSPAVNGKVQHIDDKSPQGSNSTLNSVSTESDNKDSEKEKLLQENDAEPGEKDSGRGSKTPPRSSNENSDNSSQSGSSSNGSPRGSAEDVGAENDQQQEEEVALLDDQDD from the exons ATGGACTCCGTGGTCCGCCTGGTTCTGGTGCTGGTCGCTATGGTGGCTCCAGTGTTCAGCG ACCAGCACTCCCTGTACTACATTTACAGCGCCCTCAACAAAGACGTGTCTCTACCAGGAATCTACGAGTTCACagctctggggctgctggatgacCGAGAGATCGACTACTACAACAGtaaggagcagaagaagattcCTAAACAGAGCTGGATGATGGAGAAGATGCAGGAAGATTACTGGGACAAAGGAACCCTGTCTCGCAAGAGTAAAGAACAGTGGTTCAAGGTTAACGTGGATATTCTGATGAAGAGGATGAACCACAATAACACGG ATcttcatgttcttcagtggagaCACGGCTGTGAGATTGAGGAGTCTAATGGACAGGTGAAGTTTCTGAGAGGGATTGATGAGTACAGCTACGATGGATCAGAGTTCCTCTCCTTCGATGATGAAAACATGCGCTGGATCGCTCCGGTTCAGGCGGCAGAAATAACCAAGAGAAAATGGGATGGTGTGGCCATCCTGAACCAGTACACCAAGGGCTAcctggagaaagagtgtgtggacTGGCTCACCAAGTTCATGGAGTACGGAAAAGAATCACTGAGAAAACACT CAAAACCAGAAGTCTATGCATTTGAAAAGAAATCTGTGACTGACCCAGGAAAGCTGACCCTGACCTGCCTGGCCACGGGATTCTACCCCAAAGACGTGAAACTGTGCCTGAGGAAGTTCGGTACTTCAATTCCTGAACATCTGCTGACTTCTTCTGGAATCAGACCCAATGATGATggaacctaccagctgaggaagagCGTGGAGATCCATGAGGATGATAAAGCCAAATACGACTGTTATGTGTCTCACATCTCTCTCCCTGAACCAGTGATTAAACCGTGGG TTCCAAGAAATTCTCTCAGCGCTGATATGGGCATTTATATTGGAGGTGGGATCGCAGCTCTGGTCGGTCTGGGACTGATTGTGGCTGCGGTCGTCCTTGTcgtaaaaaagaaaa GAGAAATCTGTGCAGTTTCTTGCACAGAAGTGGTTTCTAGATGCTTGGCCAAAATGAAAG GTTACAATACCCCTACTGGAAATGGGCAGGTTCAACACAATG GTAACACGAACCCTACTGGAAATGGGCAGGTTCAACACAATG GTAACACGAACCCTACTGTGAATGGGCAGGTTCAACACAATG GAAACAAGAGCCCTGCTGTGAATGGGAAGGTTCAACACAATG GTAACACGAACCCTACTGGAAATGGGCAGGTTCAACACAATG GTAACACGAACCCTACTGTGAATGGGCAGGTTCAACACAATG GTAACACGAACCCTACTGGAAATGGGCAGGTTCAACACAATG GAAACAAGAGCCCTGCTGTGAATGGGAAGGTTCAACACATTG GAAATGGGGATCTTAAGGAGAAAGTGCAGCTTCAACAAAATGGTTCAAACAAGAGCCCTGCTGTGAATGGGAAGGTTGAACACAATG GAAACAAGAGCCCTGCTGTGAATGGGAAGGTTGAACACATTG GAAACAAGAGCCCTGCTGTGAATGGGAAGGTTGAACACAATG ATGATAAATCTCCACAGGGCAGCAATTCAACACTTAATTCAGTCTCAACTGAGAGTG ATAACAAGGACTCTGAGGAGGAAATGCTGCTTCAAGAAAATG ATGATAAATCTCCACAGGGCAGCAATTCAACACTTAATTCAGTCTCAACTGAGAGTG ATAACAAGGACTCTGAGAAGGAAAAGCTGCTTCAAGAAAATG GAAACAAGAGCCCTGCTGTGAATGGGAAGGTTCAACACATTG ATGATAAATCTCCACAGGGCAGCAATTCAACACTTAATTCAGTCTCAACTGAGAGTG ATAACAAGGACTCTGAGAAGGAAAAGCTGCTTCAAGAAAATG ATGCCGAACCTGGTGAAAAAGACTCTG GAAGAGGAAGTAAAACACCCCCCAGGAGCTCCAATGAAAACTCTGACAACTCGTCTCAGtctg gCTCCAGCAGTAACGGGTCACCACGCGGCAGTGCGGAGGATGTGGGAGCGGAAAATgatcagcagcaggaggaggaagtgGCACTGCTGGATGATCAAGATGATTAA
- the LOC111190273 gene encoding class I histocompatibility antigen, F10 alpha chain isoform X49, whose translation MDSVVRLVLVLVAMVAPVFSDQHSLYYIYSALNKDVSLPGIYEFTALGLLDDREIDYYNSKEQKKIPKQSWMMEKMQEDYWDKGTLSRKSKEQWFKVNVDILMKRMNHNNTDLHVLQWRHGCEIEESNGQVKFLRGIDEYSYDGSEFLSFDDENMRWIAPVQAAEITKRKWDGVAILNQYTKGYLEKECVDWLTKFMEYGKESLRKHSKPEVYAFEKKSVTDPGKLTLTCLATGFYPKDVKLCLRKFGTSIPEHLLTSSGIRPNDDGTYQLRKSVEIHEDDKAKYDCYVSHISLPEPVIKPWVPRNSLSADMGIYIGGGIAALVGLGLIVAAVVLVVKKKREICAVSCTEVVSRCLAKMKGYNTPTGNGQVQHNGNTNPTGNGQVQHNGNTNPTVNGQVQHNGNTNPTGNGQVQHNGNKSPAVNGKVQHIDDKSPQGSNSTLNSVSTESDNKDSEEEMLLQENDDKSPQGSNSTLNSVSTESDNKDSEKEKLLQENGNKSPAVNGKVQHIDDKSPQGSNSTLNSVSTESDNKDSEKEKLLQENDAEPGEKDSGRGSKTPPRSSNENSDNSSQSGSSSNGSPRGSAEDVGAENDQQQEEEVALLDDQDD comes from the exons ATGGACTCCGTGGTCCGCCTGGTTCTGGTGCTGGTCGCTATGGTGGCTCCAGTGTTCAGCG ACCAGCACTCCCTGTACTACATTTACAGCGCCCTCAACAAAGACGTGTCTCTACCAGGAATCTACGAGTTCACagctctggggctgctggatgacCGAGAGATCGACTACTACAACAGtaaggagcagaagaagattcCTAAACAGAGCTGGATGATGGAGAAGATGCAGGAAGATTACTGGGACAAAGGAACCCTGTCTCGCAAGAGTAAAGAACAGTGGTTCAAGGTTAACGTGGATATTCTGATGAAGAGGATGAACCACAATAACACGG ATcttcatgttcttcagtggagaCACGGCTGTGAGATTGAGGAGTCTAATGGACAGGTGAAGTTTCTGAGAGGGATTGATGAGTACAGCTACGATGGATCAGAGTTCCTCTCCTTCGATGATGAAAACATGCGCTGGATCGCTCCGGTTCAGGCGGCAGAAATAACCAAGAGAAAATGGGATGGTGTGGCCATCCTGAACCAGTACACCAAGGGCTAcctggagaaagagtgtgtggacTGGCTCACCAAGTTCATGGAGTACGGAAAAGAATCACTGAGAAAACACT CAAAACCAGAAGTCTATGCATTTGAAAAGAAATCTGTGACTGACCCAGGAAAGCTGACCCTGACCTGCCTGGCCACGGGATTCTACCCCAAAGACGTGAAACTGTGCCTGAGGAAGTTCGGTACTTCAATTCCTGAACATCTGCTGACTTCTTCTGGAATCAGACCCAATGATGATggaacctaccagctgaggaagagCGTGGAGATCCATGAGGATGATAAAGCCAAATACGACTGTTATGTGTCTCACATCTCTCTCCCTGAACCAGTGATTAAACCGTGGG TTCCAAGAAATTCTCTCAGCGCTGATATGGGCATTTATATTGGAGGTGGGATCGCAGCTCTGGTCGGTCTGGGACTGATTGTGGCTGCGGTCGTCCTTGTcgtaaaaaagaaaa GAGAAATCTGTGCAGTTTCTTGCACAGAAGTGGTTTCTAGATGCTTGGCCAAAATGAAAG GTTACAATACCCCTACTGGAAATGGGCAGGTTCAACACAATG GTAACACGAACCCTACTGGAAATGGGCAGGTTCAACACAATG GTAACACGAACCCTACTGTGAATGGGCAGGTTCAACACAATG GTAACACGAACCCTACTGGAAATGGGCAGGTTCAACACAATG GAAACAAGAGCCCTGCTGTGAATGGGAAGGTTCAACACATTG ATGATAAATCTCCACAGGGCAGCAATTCAACACTTAATTCAGTCTCAACTGAGAGTG ATAACAAGGACTCTGAGGAGGAAATGCTGCTTCAAGAAAATG ATGATAAATCTCCACAGGGCAGCAATTCAACACTTAATTCAGTCTCAACTGAGAGTG ATAACAAGGACTCTGAGAAGGAAAAGCTGCTTCAAGAAAATG GAAACAAGAGCCCTGCTGTGAATGGGAAGGTTCAACACATTG ATGATAAATCTCCACAGGGCAGCAATTCAACACTTAATTCAGTCTCAACTGAGAGTG ATAACAAGGACTCTGAGAAGGAAAAGCTGCTTCAAGAAAATG ATGCCGAACCTGGTGAAAAAGACTCTG GAAGAGGAAGTAAAACACCCCCCAGGAGCTCCAATGAAAACTCTGACAACTCGTCTCAGtctg gCTCCAGCAGTAACGGGTCACCACGCGGCAGTGCGGAGGATGTGGGAGCGGAAAATgatcagcagcaggaggaggaagtgGCACTGCTGGATGATCAAGATGATTAA